One window of Cydia strobilella chromosome 10, ilCydStro3.1, whole genome shotgun sequence genomic DNA carries:
- the LOC134744861 gene encoding sorting nexin-12 has translation MMAAEDTTADATRRLNVKKQTLDDAYAAPANFLEIDVVNPVTTMGVGKKRYTDYEVRMRTNLPVFKVKESSVRRRYSDFEWLRNELERDSKIVVPPLPGKALKRQLPFRGDDGIFEEEFIEDRRKGLETFINKIAGHPLAQNERCLHMFLQEPTIDKNYVPGKIRNT, from the exons ATGATGGCTGCTGAGGACACAACAGCGGACGCGACGAGGCGGTTAAATGTTAAGAAACAAACGCTCGACGACGCGTATGCGGCGCCGGCCAATTTCCTCGAAATTGACGTGGTGAACCCAGTAACGACAATGGGAGTCGGGAAGAAACGCTATACGGATTACGAAGTCCGCATGAGG ACCAATCTGCCCGTGTTCAAAGTGAAAGAGTCGAGCGTGAGGCGGCGGTACAGCGACTTCGAATGGCTCAGAAACGAACTAGAACGAGACAGCAAG ATTGTGGTACCACCTTTGCCAGGCAAAGCTTTAAAGAGGCAATTGCCTTTCCGGGGAGATGATGGCATATTTGAAGAGGAATTTATAGAAGACCGCAGAAAAG GCTTAGAAACATTCATCAACAAGATAGCCGGGCACCCGCTAGCGCAGAACGAACGCTGCCTGCACATGTTCCTGCAGGAGCCAACCATCGACAAGAACTATGTCCCCGGCAAGATACGGAACACATAA